The Micromonospora sediminicola genome contains a region encoding:
- the msrB gene encoding peptide-methionine (R)-S-oxide reductase MsrB — protein sequence MSLSDNELPRTEDEWRVRLSPEEFRVLREAGTEAPWTGEYVDTKTPGVYHCRACGLELFRSQDKFDSHCGWPSFDDAIPGAVKEIPDNTLGMRRTEIRCARCDSHLGHVFEGEGFTPKDTRHCVNSISVRLEPTGG from the coding sequence GTGAGTCTTTCCGACAACGAACTGCCCCGCACCGAGGACGAGTGGCGCGTCCGCCTGAGCCCGGAGGAGTTCCGGGTGCTCCGGGAGGCCGGCACCGAGGCGCCCTGGACCGGCGAGTACGTCGACACCAAGACCCCCGGCGTCTACCACTGCCGGGCCTGCGGGCTGGAGCTGTTCCGCAGCCAGGACAAGTTCGACTCGCACTGCGGCTGGCCGAGCTTCGACGACGCCATCCCGGGTGCGGTCAAGGAGATCCCCGACAACACGCTCGGCATGCGGCGCACGGAGATCCGCTGCGCCCGGTGCGACAGTCACCTGGGGCACGTCTTCGAGGGTGAGGGCTTCACCCCGAAGGACACCCGGCACTGCGTCAACTCGATCTCGGTGCGGTTGGAGCCGACCGGCGGCTGA